The bacterium DNA window GGGTTTTGCGAAACCGCTCCGAAAAAAAAAGCGCCCCGCAAGGAGACTACTTTGTCTTTTGATACCGCGAAAATCCGCCGCCTCCGCGCGGGAATGCCCGCGCTCCAGGGTCAGGCCTATCTGAACTGGGGGGGGAGCGGCCCCAATCCCGCCCCCGTCCTCAAGAAGGTGCACGGCTTTCTCGACTGGGAAGCCGCCCTCGGGCCCTTCCACCCGGAAATCCGCGCGGCCTTCCTCGCCCTCAAGGGAGAGGTCCGGGCGAACATCGCCGGGGCGCTGGGGGCGCGGCCCGAGGAGATTGCCCTGATGGAGAACACGACCGACGGCATCAACATCGCCGCGGCGGGAATCGACTGGCGGAAGGGGGACGA harbors:
- a CDS encoding aminotransferase class V-fold PLP-dependent enzyme, which produces MSFDTAKIRRLRAGMPALQGQAYLNWGGSGPNPAPVLKKVHGFLDWEAALGPFHPEIRAAFLALKGEVRANIAGALGARPEEIALMENTTDGINIAAAGIDWRKGDEALVSDLEHPGGYLPWLLWGKRAGIRVRLLATGATDEELLENLHRALGPRTRAFCISHIDWLA